In Halogranum gelatinilyticum, the DNA window GGCGGCCGAGAGCCGGTCGGTGTCGCCCGAGAGGACCTCCTCGGTCGAGAGTTCGCCGAAGGTGACGTACTCGATGTCGGGCCGGGCGGGAACGCCGTCCAGTCGGCCGTGGTCGGGCGCGCCGGGGTCCAGCCTGACGGGCATCCCGCCGCGAGCCTGCGCGACGACGTCGCCGAGACCGGTCCCCGACCGGACCTCCGCGGCGTGGGCGAGCGCGACCAGTTCGTTCTCCGAGCGGGCGCAGCCGAAGACGGTGTTGGCCGCGAGGGCGGTCCCGAGTGCCATCGCCCCCGAGACGCCGAAGCCCGCCCCGAGCGGCAGTTCGGTCTCGGCGCGGACCGCGGCGTCGACGCCGAGTCCCGCCAGCACGCGCTCGACGGGCGGCATCTCGACGGGGTCGCCGTCGAGTGTGGTGGTGCTGTCCGTCCCGTCGCTCGGCTCGACCGTCACCTCGACGCCGTGTGAGAGCGTCAGCCCCGCTCCGCGCGACCCCGCCTGCAGGGGGTCGTCGTGGGAGTGGGCGCTGAAGAAGCCGGTGACGTGGCCGGGGACGAACGCCGTGGCTTCGTCGGTCATCGTCGGGAAAAAGAGCAGCGACCGATTAACGGTTGTTATCTCCGGCGACGGCGACGAGGCGAGCCGGTGCGGACCGTTCCGGCGACGTGCGATAGAAGGTCAGCGGTGCCTTTCGTGCGTGTCAATAATGTGCTGTGGAAACCGTTCACCGCTCTTCGACCCGTTCCGTCTCGCGCTCTGCTCGCCGCTTCTCGCGCTCGACGTGGGCCTTCGCGTCGGCGACGCGTTCGGTCTCCAAGAGTCGCTCAAGGCGGTGCTCGAACTCCTCCTCGTCCAGTTCGCCGCGAGCGTAGCGGCCACGGAGCACTGCCAGCGCGTCGGCGCGCTCGTCGCTCACGTCGGCGTCGGCGGGCGTCTCCTCCCGCTCGCGGCGTTGCCGCCGCTGTTCGTACAGTTTGGTCAACGCGAGCGCGGCGGGGAGGACGCCCGCGAAGCCGACGGGGAACGCCACCCAGAAGAACGCGACGTCCAGCGCGAGCAGCCCGAAGGCGACGAGCAGGATGGCGGCGATGACGACGCCCGCGACGAGTTCTTGCAGGGGCGTGTCGTCGTCCTCGCCGCCGTCGGTCCGGAGCGCGCCCGTGCCTCGGTTCATGGCTCTCCTGTCGTCGGTTGAGGGGATAAACCCTCTGCGGGCTGGCGATACACGGCTATCACGCCCGGCTCTCGCCGAGGACGACTGAGGGACCGTCGCTCGCGACGGAGACAGGTCATAGACGGTGTGGGACTGTGGTCGTGATAAACCCACTGAGTGAACACTCACTAACCACGGACGTTCGACACCGTCGCCGTCGACGGTGATGGTGAAAAAGACAGAAACGCGATGTTCGGCAGGTCTTCGTCCTACGGACTCAGACGCTGACGGTCTCGCGGGAACTCACTCGCAAATCGAAGATTTGCTCGTTGTTCCCACTCGT includes these proteins:
- a CDS encoding pantoate kinase, with amino-acid sequence MTDEATAFVPGHVTGFFSAHSHDDPLQAGSRGAGLTLSHGVEVTVEPSDGTDSTTTLDGDPVEMPPVERVLAGLGVDAAVRAETELPLGAGFGVSGAMALGTALAANTVFGCARSENELVALAHAAEVRSGTGLGDVVAQARGGMPVRLDPGAPDHGRLDGVPARPDIEYVTFGELSTEEVLSGDTDRLSAAGEDALALLAEEPTPAQFMYASRRFAREAGLLTDEVTETIRAVSEAGGEASMAMLGRTVFALGTGLSDAGYDAVSCRTHPAGATLR
- a CDS encoding SHOCT domain-containing protein yields the protein MNRGTGALRTDGGEDDDTPLQELVAGVVIAAILLVAFGLLALDVAFFWVAFPVGFAGVLPAALALTKLYEQRRQRREREETPADADVSDERADALAVLRGRYARGELDEEEFEHRLERLLETERVADAKAHVEREKRRAERETERVEER